The sequence below is a genomic window from Candidatus Hydrogenedentota bacterium.
TCGAAGCGGGGCTTTTTCTCGGTCTCATACAGGGTTTTGTGTTTGCAACGCTCGCGACCGTATTCGTCGGCGTCCAGGCCGCCGATCCCTTTGCCCTGCCGGCGCACTACGCCCTGTACCAATGGGTGGATATCTGGTATCGCTTTGTCATCCAGAGCCTTGCGTTCTACCTGACCGCGTTTGTGAGCGGGTATTGGAACCAGCGCATTACACGGATGGAACAGTTCCAACGCAACATTCTCGACAACATGAACAGCGGATTCATCGTGACCACGTCCAACGGCGAAATCACGGCCATGAACCGCGCCGCGTACGAAATACTCGGCATAACCGACGGATCGGCTGTCGGCCGGAACGTGGGTGAGGTAATGCGCATGGCATCGGGCGGCGAATGTCCGGCCTTGACCGCCTTGCGGCGCCGTCGTGATTTCATCGGCTACGAGTTTCTCGCCTTGACGGGAGCAGGCCAAAGCCGCCAGATTGGATTGACCACCAGTCTGATTTACGATGCGCGCGGGCGCGTTTCCCGGCTCATTGTTTCGTTTTCGGATCTGACCGAAATAGCCCGGATGCGCCAGGAATTACAGGCACAGGATCGCCTCGCCGCCGTGGGCGAACTGGCCGCCGGGCTTGCTCACGAAATCCGAAATCCCGTCGCAGCTATCCGCGGCGCCGTGGATGAAATCCGATCCAACCTGGATGCGCGCGACATGGTTCACAAACTAGCGGCGATTGCCATTCGTGAATCGGATCATCTCAACAGCATCGTTTCCGGATTTCTCGATTTCGCGCGCGAGCCTACCCTGAAACGCGAAAAAGTGGACTTGCGAGCGCTGGCCGCCGAAACATGCAATGCACTTACGCGCGACTATGCGGACAAAAACGAGTTGCGCATAGAGACCGTGTTTCCGCCCGACGAAATTCCATGCACGGTCCATGGGGCGCATTCGCCATTGAGGCAAGTCCTCATGAACCTGATTCACAATGCCGTCGAGGCCATGGACGGACGGGGAAAAGTCACTGTATCCTTGGCGCCGTCCGCCGCGTCGGTCGAAATCCGCGTGGAAGACGAAGGCCCTGGCATTCCACCCGACAAGATTACACGCATTTTCGATCCCTTCTATACCGACAAGGAAAACGGCGTCGGAATGGGGCTGGCCATTTGCTCGCGCATCGTGACCGCGCACGACGGGGTAATTTGGGCCGACAGCCGGCCAAATGGCGGTGCGCGGTTGACCGTGCGGCTTCCCAAGGCATGATTCAAACGCGACCGTAGCCACCGGAAAAGCGCTTCTGTTTTCAAGCCTCGTCGGAGACGCGCCGGTCAATGTCGTGTTTTTTCAGGCGGTATTGAAGCGTCTTGTAGGTAAGCCCAAGGAGTTCGGCGGCTTCCTTGATGCGGCCACCGGAACGTTCGAGGGCTTGACGGATGAAATCCTGTTCGAGATCCTCCAGAACGATGCCGCCGGGGGGAAGTGTGAAAAGGCCGGGTTCCGCGTTTCGCTGGCGAAGTTTTTCAGGTAGCGCGTCGAATTCCACAACCGGCCCGTCACAAAGGATAAACAACTGTTCGAGGGTGTTTTCCAGTTCCCGGACGTTGCCCGGCCAGCGATACCGGCGCATCGCGTCAATCGCGTCGGGCGAAAGATTCGGCGCCGGTTTTCCCAGTTTCGCGGCCAGTTTCCCCCGAAAATGGGCCAGCAACAGCGGCAAGTCCTGCATGCGATCGCGCAGGGGCGGCAAATCCACGCGCAACACGTCGAGCCGGTAATACAGGTCCTTTCGAAACGCGCCTTCCTCGACGCGCTGGGCCAGATCGCGATTGGTGGCCACGAGCACGCGGACATCCACCTTCCGGGGCTGGCTCGATCCGACGCGCTCCACCATGCCATCCTGCAGGACGCGCAACAATTTCGCCTGGCTTTCGAGGCGCATGTCGCCGATCTCGTCAAGGAACAGCGTGCCCTCGTTTGCGATTTCAAACTTGCCGGGTCGGCTGGCCTCGGCGCCGGTGAATGCGCCCTTTTCATGCCCGAACAACTCACTTTCAACGAGCGAATCCGGTATGGCCGCGCAGTTCATCACGATAAACGGTTTCTTGGCGCGCGGTCCCGCAAAGTGGATATGGCGCGCGACCAGTTCCTTGCCGGTGCCGCTTTCGCCCTGGATGAGCACGGTGCTCGACACGTTTACGGCCCTGCCGATGACGTCGAACACCCGCTGCATGGATTCACATTCCCCGATAATGTTGCCGAGGGAAGCGCCGCGCGTCACGAGTTCGCGCAGGCGGCGGTTCTCCACGCGCAGACCGCCGCGTTCGATCGCCTTCGCCACGACCACCAGCAACTCGTCCTTGTCAAAAGGCTTTTCAAGATAGTCCGTTGCGCCTTCCTTCATGGCGGTGACGGCGGTGGCGACGGTCGCATAGGCGGTCATGACAACGACCTCGATGTCGGGCCGGATTCGTTTTGCCTCGCGGAGCAAATCGAGACCGTCCATGCCCGGCATGCTCAGATCCGTCAGCAGCATGTCGAACACGTCATCCTTGAGCGCCTCGACGGCTTCCGCCCCCGAAGCCGTGCCCGTGGCCGCATATCCCGCGCGGAGCAGAATGTCCGCAATGATATCGCGCTGCACGCGATCATCTTCGGTTATTAGTATTTTCGGTTTCATACGTCCTTGCCTTTTGGGATGGCCGTTTGCGGTATCGGGAACGCCATGACCACCTGGCAGCCCTGGTCCGGCAGACTCGACAAGGAAATCGTGCCGCCGTGCTCCTCGACGATGCCGCGCGTGATTGAAAGACCGAGGCCGGTGCCCGTGGTTTTTGTCGTGAAATAGGGGTCGAAAACCCGATCGGCGATTTCTTTGGGAATGCCGGGACCATCGTCGCGAATTTCCACCTCGCAATGTTTCTCCATGACCCGGCTGAACAGACGAACACGCCCGCCCCGCGGGCAGGCATCCATCGCGTTGAGCAATACATTTAAAATGGCCCTTTTCAATTGCTTCGGATCTATGGCCAAGACCAGATCCCCCGCTCGTAATTCCGTTATGAAACGGATGCCGCGCGCTTCCGCGTCCTTGCGGACAAGCCGCGCGCATTCTTCCAGCACGGCGTCTATGCGGTAGGGTTCGATGTGCAGTTCGCCTTCCTTGGCCAGCGAAAGGAATCCAGACACGATTTCCTGGAGCCGGTTGGCCTCGTTGCGAATGGTCTGGATCTGTTTGACCGCCTGTGCCGCATCCGGCACGCCGTGGAGTTGATCCATGGCGTGACTGGACAACAGTTTGATCGAATTCAGCGGGTTGCGGATATCGTGCGCGACGCCCGCCGCGAGATTGCCGATGGCCGAAAGGCGCTGTGCCTGCCGCAGGTTCGCCTCGACGGTCTCCTTTTCACGCAGGGAGGCCACCATGCTGTTGAAGGTTTCCTCGAGCGCAAGGACTTCGCCCGCATTGCGCCCCGTCCCGACGGCCTGGAGGCGCCCCTCGCGAATCTGCGCGCACGATTTTGCGAGTTCGCTCAACGGTCGCAGAATGCGCGCGATGAAATAGATCATGAGACCCAGCGTGACCACGAACACCAGCGTGAGCATGGCGAGGTACTTGTTTTTGAATGCGCGGACAATTTCAGTTTGCGGCACGACCGTCACGCGCGCCGTGAGCATGCACACTTCCTTGCCCCCGATGGTGACGTGCATCCGGGCCACTTTCGTCAGGCGTCCCTCGCTGTCTTTTTCGAGCATGAATGGCGCCACCTCGACGGGATCTTTCGGCTCATGCAGTTCTATCTGGGTGCCGCGGTATGTCTTCGAGAGATCCTCCTCGAGATCGTGAAGATTCACATTGGGATTTTCCTGGACAATCAACACAAGACGCTCGGCGATGTCCTGCGTTCGCTCTTCCATTTCCGAAACGACTTCCCCGAAATAATGCCGGGTAATCACATACACGGATCCCAGCATGCACGCCACGAGAACGGCGCACAGAATAATCACCTGGAAAATCAGCGAACGGTACCAGCGCACACGCGGTGCGCCGGTGTCCCCGCGATGGTCCTTTTTCCGTCGCCATCCCATGGTTTATGGCCCCGGCGTGAATTCGCCGCGATACACCTTGAGCACTTCAAGCACATCCTCCCATGTTTTGCGCTTGTCGCCGGGATTGCGCAGCAGGTAGGCGGGGTGGTATGTCGCGCGCAGCGGAATCCCGTGATAAAAGTGCCAGCGGCCGCGCAGGCGCCCAATGGGTTCCACGGTCTTGAGCAGCGTTTGCGTCGCGTACGTACCCAGCGTGCAGATGACTTTCGGGCGAATGATTTCAAGTTGCCGGATCAGATACGGCTCGCATTGTTCGACTTCGCCTGGAAGCGGATTGCGATTGTCCGGCGGCCGGCATTTGAGCACGTTGCAGATATACACCTCGGCGCGTTGCAAATTCATCCCTTTTTCAATGATGTCGGTCAACAATTGCCCCGCGCGTCCGACAAAGGGTTTGCCCTGCCGATCTTCTTCCGCGCCCGGCGCTTCGCCGACAAAGACCAGTTCCGCCCTTGGATTGCCCGCGCCAAACACCAGTCGCGTCCGCGTTGCTCCCAGCGGGCAGGCATGGCAATCCATCATGTACCGTTCCAACGCGCCGAGATCCTGTATCTCCGGTGGAATCGGTCCCCAAACGCCGGATGGCTTGGGGGCGCTCGCTTTTGACAAAACGGGATTTGCCGGAACATTCGGTTTTCGCACCGGGGCGGATGGAATGCGGTTTAGCCGGTCCGCCACCTCCGGCGACACGGCTATCGTGCGATTTTTCCCGCGGGCATTCCGGCGGACAAGTTCGCACACATCGTTCAATACGCTTTTTAAGGTATCCTGATTTGACACGGGTACGTCTCCAACAGGCGAATGATATCATGCGAAACGGGGGAAATAGGAATAAAGGCCCAAAAGGGTAAAGCCGGGTGGGGATTGTTTCCGCCCCATTTCGGTATACTTTCCGCCGTGAAAGAAATCAAAGGCGGTTGTGGCGATCCACCGCGGACGCCATCGTCATCGGCTGGCCTTTTGCATGAAAGGGATGCGGCATGTTTGCAGGATATGGGCTGCGCTGGACATGGGCGCTGGCTCTTGGCGCGATTGCGCTGTCGGAACCGGCCGCGGGACCACATTCCGCGAATACATCCGGATCGCCGGCGCCGCCGGGTGTGTTCAAGGGCGGCGCGCAACAGCGGGCCATTGCTCCCCTGCCCCCCTCAAGAGAGGAACCGGCTGCGGGTGCGACATTCCAACCCCCAGTTCCCAAACCCCAATCCCCACCCCCCAGTCCCCAGCCCCCACTCCCTTCCCCGGCGGAACCGCTGAAGGCCCCCGTGCGCGCCGATGGTCCCTTCCTTCGTTTGGCGGTGGCGCCGAATGCCGGCGCGCCGATTACCGAATTCGGATTGCAGGCGGTAAAGGGAAATTATGCGGGCGAGAACGGGTTGGTCCAGGAGGGATTCGGCGTCGCGAGCCGCTACATTCCGAACCGCCGCCTGAATGAAGCCTGCGAGGTCGTGGAGGCCGCCGGCGGGATGAAGGGCGTGCGCTATACTTACGACTGCGACGGACCGAATATCGCGGGGCTGCATGTTACGCGGATTATCGAACCGCAACCCGGCGAATCGTCGCTGCGGGTGCAGTGGCGGGTCGAAAACCGGGGATCGGAAACGCACTGGGTGGCGCCTTGGGTGCGCAATCCGGTGGTGCCGGGCGCATCGTTCGACACGACGGATCGCATTGACTTGCCCACCCTGGACGGCGTGCAACGCGTCGAACGGTCCGGGTATTACCCCGCTTCGCGGAACTGGGCCGCGTTGACGGATCCGGTCGAAAGCATCAGCGTCTGCGGCATTTTCGACGCGAACGAGACCCACGCCTTTCTGGCGGTATGGGAACCCGCCCGGAAACTTGCGGGATTCCAAACCGCGTTCG
It includes:
- a CDS encoding uracil-DNA glycosylase → MSNQDTLKSVLNDVCELVRRNARGKNRTIAVSPEVADRLNRIPSAPVRKPNVPANPVLSKASAPKPSGVWGPIPPEIQDLGALERYMMDCHACPLGATRTRLVFGAGNPRAELVFVGEAPGAEEDRQGKPFVGRAGQLLTDIIEKGMNLQRAEVYICNVLKCRPPDNRNPLPGEVEQCEPYLIRQLEIIRPKVICTLGTYATQTLLKTVEPIGRLRGRWHFYHGIPLRATYHPAYLLRNPGDKRKTWEDVLEVLKVYRGEFTPGP
- a CDS encoding ATP-binding protein, with the protein product MRDNWLRSTVYEGPLVWLWSVGVARIVVLILAAIGAYRFAPAAFNIHHFGDATQAVYVQIGLYLLALVTGALYIASLKRSKTVPLLLTWTQMLVDFGVVAATISFTGGIRSFFVFLLVIVILEAGLFLGLIQGFVFATLATVFVGVQAADPFALPAHYALYQWVDIWYRFVIQSLAFYLTAFVSGYWNQRITRMEQFQRNILDNMNSGFIVTTSNGEITAMNRAAYEILGITDGSAVGRNVGEVMRMASGGECPALTALRRRRDFIGYEFLALTGAGQSRQIGLTTSLIYDARGRVSRLIVSFSDLTEIARMRQELQAQDRLAAVGELAAGLAHEIRNPVAAIRGAVDEIRSNLDARDMVHKLAAIAIRESDHLNSIVSGFLDFAREPTLKREKVDLRALAAETCNALTRDYADKNELRIETVFPPDEIPCTVHGAHSPLRQVLMNLIHNAVEAMDGRGKVTVSLAPSAASVEIRVEDEGPGIPPDKITRIFDPFYTDKENGVGMGLAICSRIVTAHDGVIWADSRPNGGARLTVRLPKA
- a CDS encoding ATP-binding protein, which produces MGWRRKKDHRGDTGAPRVRWYRSLIFQVIILCAVLVACMLGSVYVITRHYFGEVVSEMEERTQDIAERLVLIVQENPNVNLHDLEEDLSKTYRGTQIELHEPKDPVEVAPFMLEKDSEGRLTKVARMHVTIGGKEVCMLTARVTVVPQTEIVRAFKNKYLAMLTLVFVVTLGLMIYFIARILRPLSELAKSCAQIREGRLQAVGTGRNAGEVLALEETFNSMVASLREKETVEANLRQAQRLSAIGNLAAGVAHDIRNPLNSIKLLSSHAMDQLHGVPDAAQAVKQIQTIRNEANRLQEIVSGFLSLAKEGELHIEPYRIDAVLEECARLVRKDAEARGIRFITELRAGDLVLAIDPKQLKRAILNVLLNAMDACPRGGRVRLFSRVMEKHCEVEIRDDGPGIPKEIADRVFDPYFTTKTTGTGLGLSITRGIVEEHGGTISLSSLPDQGCQVVMAFPIPQTAIPKGKDV
- a CDS encoding sigma-54 dependent transcriptional regulator — protein: MKPKILITEDDRVQRDIIADILLRAGYAATGTASGAEAVEALKDDVFDMLLTDLSMPGMDGLDLLREAKRIRPDIEVVVMTAYATVATAVTAMKEGATDYLEKPFDKDELLVVVAKAIERGGLRVENRRLRELVTRGASLGNIIGECESMQRVFDVIGRAVNVSSTVLIQGESGTGKELVARHIHFAGPRAKKPFIVMNCAAIPDSLVESELFGHEKGAFTGAEASRPGKFEIANEGTLFLDEIGDMRLESQAKLLRVLQDGMVERVGSSQPRKVDVRVLVATNRDLAQRVEEGAFRKDLYYRLDVLRVDLPPLRDRMQDLPLLLAHFRGKLAAKLGKPAPNLSPDAIDAMRRYRWPGNVRELENTLEQLFILCDGPVVEFDALPEKLRQRNAEPGLFTLPPGGIVLEDLEQDFIRQALERSGGRIKEAAELLGLTYKTLQYRLKKHDIDRRVSDEA